A single genomic interval of Myxocyprinus asiaticus isolate MX2 ecotype Aquarium Trade chromosome 19, UBuf_Myxa_2, whole genome shotgun sequence harbors:
- the LOC127409714 gene encoding trace amine-associated receptor 13c-like — protein MESADYHCFPFRNTSCSLNFHFNYFNVLLFLYISVICMLTVCGNLLVIVSIAVFKQLHTPTNLIVLSLAVSDFLVGMCVMPVESIRSINSCFYMGKSQCLIFNVIVSIIGSVSLMNIVFVAIDRYFAVCNPLQYMSKMTIRKTLSYIGFGWTMSILYNLVIIGFDYSNQPGTTLICMRECAVPVSNSRGPIDLIVSFLAPCIVMVILYIKILKVALRQAKAISNSTKKGASQINQKSSRKSEMKATKTLGTIVFVYLICWIPWYIMTINIQHFQNSYETFSALLCLFYTNSCINPFIYAVSYPWFKKSAKLVLTLKIFQAASKQFNLFPED, from the coding sequence ATGGAATCAGCTGACTATCATTGCTTTCCATTCAGGAATACAAGCTGTTCTCtaaactttcattttaattatttcaatGTCTTGTTGTTCTTGTATATATCTGTAATCTGTATGCTCACGGTGTGTGGAAATCTACTTGTCATTGTGTCTattgctgttttcaaacagcttcacACCCCCACCAACCTCATCGTTCTTTCCCTGGCCGTGTCTGACTTCCTGGTGGGAATGTGTGTGATGCCAGTTGAAAGCATTAGAAGCATTAACTCTTGTTTTTATATGGGCAAGTCCCAATGTCTTATCTTTAATGTCATCGTGTCCATTATTGGGTCTGTGTCACTCATGAATATTGTGTTTGTAGCTATTGATCGATATTTTGCTGTGTGTAATCCACTCCAGTATATGTCAAAAATGACCATTAGAAAAACACTCAGCTATATAGGTTTTGGGTGGACTATGTCCATCTTATATAATCTAGTAATAATAGGCTTTGACTATTCAAACCAGCCAGGAACAACTTTGATTTGTATGAGGGAGTGTGCAGTGCCTGTGAGCAACTCACGGGGTCCAATTGATTTGATAGTCAGCTTTTTAGCTCCATGTATAGTGATGGTAATTCTGTACATAAAAATCCTCAAAGTGGCCTTGAGACAAGCTAAAGCAATTTCCAATTCTACAAAGAAAGGAGCATCTCAGATAAATCAAAAGTCATCCAGGAAATCAGAAATGAAAGCAACAAAAACACTGGGCACTATTGTGTTCGTTTATTTAATTTGCTGGATTCCCTGGTATATAATGACAATTAATATACAACATTTTCAAAATTCTTATGAAACTTTCTCTGCTTTACTGTGCTTATTTTACACTAATTCATGCATCAACCCTTTTATATATGCAGTATCATACCCATGGTTCAAAAAGTCAGCAAAGCTTGTGCTTACACTAAAAATATTTCAGGCAGCAAGTAAGCAATTTAACTTATTTCCTGAAGACTGA
- the LOC127409703 gene encoding trace amine-associated receptor 13c-like — MDISLQEYDSTQFCYPAANNSCVQGIHSVTSQTVLYLILVSAMVVTILGNTVVIISIAHFKQLQTPTNILVMSLALADLLLGLVVMPFSIIRSVIGCWFYGDAICLLHSSFDLFLTSVSIFHLMFIAIDRYQAVCYPLQYSTRITIPVAWVMVLLIWTVVAVYSYGLLYSKANVKGLDEYIESIYCMGSCILLFNALWGALDTLMTFFLPCSVMVGLYARIFLIAKKHVRKIGEANQHENESMFQNSRRSECKAAKTLGVVVGAFIICWLPFFVNSLVDPYMNFSTPAALFEVFLWFGYLNSTLNPIIYGLFYPWFRKTLSLIITMRIFEPNSSDINVFTV; from the coding sequence ATGGATATATCACTGCAAGAATACGATTCAACACAATTCTGTTATCCTGCTGCGAACAACTCTTGCGTTCAAGGCATACACAGTGTAACCTCACAGACAGTGTTGTATCTCATTTTGGTTTCGGCGATGGTCGTGACTATTCTTGGAAATACTGTGGTCATCATCTCCATAGCGCACTTCAAACAGCTCCAAACACCGACCAACATCCTGGTGATGTCTCTGGCTCTAGCAGACCTGTTGCTTGGATTAGTAGTCATGCCTTTCAGTATTATTCGTTCAGTGATTGGCTGCTGGTTCTATGGAGATGCCATCTGTTTGCTTCACTCCAGTTTTGATTTGTTCCTCACATCTGTGTCTATTTTTCATCTCATGTTTATTGCTATTGATCGATACCAAGCTGTGTGTTATCCGCTTCAGTACTCTACAAGAATAACCATACCTGTTGCATGGGTCATGGTGCTGTTAATTTGGACTGTAGTTGCAGTGTATTCTTATGGCTTACTATACTCAAAGGCTAATGTGAAAGGGCTGGATGAATACATAGAATCGATATATTGTATGGGAAGTTGTATCCTCCTTTTCAATGCATTGTGGGGGGCTCTAGATACATTAATGACGTTCTTCCTGCCTTGTTCTGTTATGGTCGGACTGTATGCCAGAATTTTCTTAATTGCAAAAAAGCATGTAAGAAAAATTGGTGAGGCAAACCAGCATGAAAATGAGAGTATGTTTCAGAATTCTCGACGATCTGAGTGCAAAGCGGCAAAAACTCTTGGTGTGGTTGTGGGTGCCTTTATCATCTGCTGGTTGCCATTTTTTGTTAACTCTTTGGTTGACCCCTACATGAACTTTTCCACCCCAGCTGCACTCTTTGAAGTGTTTCTCTGGTTTGGGTACTTGAATTCCACCTTAAACCCCATCATATATGGCCTTTTCTACCCATGGTTTAGAAAAACCCTTTCCCTTATTATAACAATGCGAATATTTGAACCTAACTCTTCTGACATCAATGTTTTCACTGTCTGA
- the LOC127409702 gene encoding trace amine-associated receptor 13c-like, whose protein sequence is MDLSLQEHDSTQFCYPEANNSCVKATHSVTSQTVLYLILVSAMVVTILGNTVVIISIAHFKQLQTPTNILVMSLALADLLLGLVVMPFSIIRSVTGCWFYGDAICLLHSSFDMFLSTVSLFHLMFIAIDRYQAVCYPLQYSTRITIPVAWVMVLLIWTVVAVYSYGLLYSKANVKGLDEYIESIYCMGSCILLFNALWGALDTLMTFFLPCSVMVGLYARIFLTAKKHVRKIGEANQHENESMFQNSRRSECKAAKTLGVVVGAFIICWLPFFVNSLVDPYINFSTPAALFEVFLWFGYLNSTLNPIIYGLFYPWFRKTLSLIITMRIFEPNSSDINVFTV, encoded by the coding sequence ATGGATTtatcactgcaagaacatgattCAACACAATTCTGTTATCCTGAAGCGAACAACTCTTGCGTTAAAGCCACACACAGTGTAACCTCACAGACAGTGTTGTATCTCATTTTGGTTTCGGCGATGGTCGTGACTATTCTTGGAAATACTGTGGTCATCATCTCCATAGCGCACTTCAAACAGCTCCAAACACCGACCAACATCCTGGTGATGTCTCTGGCTCTAGCAGACCTGTTGCTTGGATTAGTAGTCATGCCTTTCAGTATTATTCGTTCGGTGACTGGCTGCTGGTTCTATGGAGATGCCATCTGTTTGCTTCACTCCAGTTTTGATATGTTCCTCTCAACTGTGTCTCTTTTTCATCTAATGTTCATTGCTATTGATCGATACCAGGCTGTGTGTTATCCGCTTCAGTACTCTACAAGAATAACCATACCTGTTGCATGGGTCATGGTGCTGTTAATTTGGACTGTAGTTGCAGTGTATTCTTATGGCTTACTATACTCAAAGGCTAATGTGAAAGGGCTGGATGAATACATAGAATCGATATACTGTATGGGAAGTTGTATCCTCCTTTTCAATGCATTGTGGGGGGCTCTAGATACATTAATGACGTTCTTCCTGCCTTGTTCTGTTATGGTTGGACTGTATGCCAGAATTTTCTTAACTGCAAAAAAGCATGTAAGAAAAATTGGTGAGGCAAACCAGCATGAAAATGAGAGTATGTTTCAGAATTCTCGACGATCTGAGTGCAAAGCGGCAAAAACTCTTGGTGTGGTTGTGGGTGCCTTTATCATCTGCTGGTTGCCATTTTTTGTTAACTCTTTGGTTGACCCCTACATTAACTTTTCTACCCCAGCTGCACTCTTTGAAGTGTTTCTCTGGTTTGGGTACTTGAATTCCACCTTAAACCCCATCATATATGGCCTTTTCTACCCATGGTTTAGAAAAACCCTTTCCCTCATTATAACAATGCGAATATTTGAACCTAACTCTTCTGACATCAATGTTTTCACTGTTTGA